One Oryza sativa Japonica Group chromosome 8, ASM3414082v1 DNA window includes the following coding sequences:
- the LOC4344901 gene encoding cold-responsive protein kinase 1 yields the protein MACCFMFGNDTKQTSEGEQGEKAVRIFSYNELRRATHDFSGANKIGEGGFGSVFRGRLRDGTIVAVKVLSATSRQGVREFINELTAISDVMHENLITLVGCCAEGSHRILVYNYLENNSLQHTLLGSGRSNIQFNWRARVKITVGVARGLAFLHEEVRPHIIHRDIKASNILLDKDMTPKISDFGLARLLPPNATHVSTRVAGTIGYLAPEYALRGQVTKKSDIYSFGVLILEIVSGRCNYNSRLPYEEQFLLERTWTCYEQGHLEEIIDADIEDDVDVEEACRFLKVGLLCTQDAMKLRPNMINIVQMLTGEKDVNTERITKPSVVGDLGDLRGSSQQRPIDPQSLLMRSFATTDPSTSSDTTTRSSL from the exons ATGGCTTGCTGCTTTATGTTTGGGAATGATACAAAACAAACTAGTGAAGGTGAACAAG GAGAAAAAGCGGTCAGGATTTTTTCTTACAATGAGCTGAGAAGAGCTACACATGATTTTAGTGGGGCGAACAAGATTGGTGAGGGCGGCTTCGGTTCTGTGTTCAGG GGAAGGCTCAGAGATGGGACAATAGTTGCAGTAAAGGTGCTCTCTGCTACTTCAAGGCAAGGCGTCCGTGAGTTCATTAATGAACTGACAGCAATTTCCGATGTGATGCATGAAAACCTAATTACGTTAGTCGGCTGCTGTGCTGAAGGGTCTCATAGGATCCTTGTATACAATTATCTTGAGAACAACAGCCTTCAACATACACTACTAG GGTCAGGCCGTAGCAACATCCAATTCAATTGGAGAGCTCGTGTCAAAATCACTGTAGGTGTTGCCCGTGGGCTTGCATTTCTTCACGAAGAAGTTCGTCCTCACATAATACACCGGGACATAAAGGCAAGCAATATTCTTCTCGACAAGGATATGACCCCCAAAATATCTGATTTTGGGTTGGCCAGGCTCCTCCCACCAAATGCGACTCATGTGAGCACCCGAGTTGCAGGAACAAT AGGGTACCTAGCTCCTGAATATGCACTCAGAGGACAAGTGACTAAGAAGTCAGATATCTACAGTTTCGGTGTTTTGATCTTGGAAATTGTCAGCGGCAGATGCAACTATAATTCTAGGTTGCCTTATGAAGAACAATTTCTGCTTGAGAGG ACATGGACATGTTATGAGCAAGGGCATTTAGAGGAGATCATAGATGCAGATATAGAAGATGATGTGGATGTCGAGGAGGCATGCCGGTTCTTGAAGGTTGGACTACTATGCACTCAAGATGCGATGAAACTCCGTCCCAACATGATCAACATCGTCCAGATGCTGACCGGAGAGAAGGATGTCAACACAGAAAGGATCACCAAGCCCTCTGTTGTTGGTGACCTGGGAGACCTGAGAGGTAGCAGCCAGCAGAGACCAATTGATCCACAGTCTCTCCTGATGAGATCCTTTGCCACCACTGACCCATCCACATCATCAGACACGACTACACGATCATCgctatga
- the LOC4344902 gene encoding NAC domain-containing protein 21/22, translating to MSFIGMVEARMPPGFRFHPRDDELVLDYLLHKLAAGGRGGGVYGGGGGVAIVDVDLNKCEPWDLPDAACVGGKEWYFFSLRDRKYATGHRTNRATRSGYWKATGKDRSITRRSSISSGEPSSSAAAAAVGMRKTLVFYRGRAPKGRKTEWVMHEFRLEPQPLHLKEDWVLCRVFYKTRQTIPSPSSEEAVTLPNELDLPATPSLPPLIDAYIAFDSAPTTTPSMVGSYEQVSCFSGLPALPMKGSISFGDLLAMDTSAEKKAIRVLHNSNTAKLELSPDWGQESGLSQMWNPQ from the exons atgagTTTCATAGGCATGGTGGAGGCGAGAATGCCGCCGGGGTTCAGGTTCCACCCGAGGGACGACGAGCTGGTGCTGGACTACCTCCTGcacaagctcgccgccggcggccggggaggaggggtgtacggcggcggcggcggcgtcgccatcgtcgacgtCGACCTCAACAAGTGCGAGCCATGGGACCTTCCAG ACGCGGCGTGCGTGGGAGGCAAGGAGTGGTACTTCTTCAGCCTCCGCGACCGCAAGTACGCCACCGGCCACCGCACCAACCGCGCCACCCGCTCCGGCTACTGGAAGGCCACCGGCAAGGACCGCTCCATCacccgccgctcctccatctcctccggcgagccctcctcctccgccgccgccgccgccgtcggcatgCGCAAGACGCTCGTCTTCTACCGCGGCCGCGCCCCCAAGGGCCGCAAGACCGAGTGGGTCATGCACGAGTTCCGGCTCGAACCGCAGCCTCTCCACCTCAAG GAGGACTGGGTGCTATGCAGGGTGTTCTACAAGACCAGACAAACAATTCCAAGCCCATCATCTGAAGAGGCCGTCACACTGCCCAATGAGCTAGACCTGCCTGCCACGCCTTCGCTCCCGCCCCTCATCGATGCCTACATCGCCTTCGATAGcgcaccgacgacgacgccatcgaTGGTCGGGAGCTACGAGCAAGTGTCCTGCTTCTCCGGCCTGCCGGCATTGCCAATGAAGGGCTCCATCAGCTTTGGGGACCTGCTGGCCATGGACACCTCTGCAGAGAAGAAGGCCATCAGGGTACTGCACAACAGCAACACTGCAAAGCTGGAGCTCTCCCCAGATTGGGGACAGGAGAGTGGCCTGTCACAGATGTGGAACCCCCAATAA